A stretch of the Mobula hypostoma chromosome 19, sMobHyp1.1, whole genome shotgun sequence genome encodes the following:
- the LOC134358942 gene encoding interferon-induced protein with tetratricopeptide repeats 5-like isoform X2, which translates to MSNTSRDQLKEKLDQLQCHFTWSPQKEAIDLEDMMYRLQDSISLNLKYKAHSCNQLAFVNCLQGNYEEAIQNLEEAERILRENHKDEFERRSIITYGNFAWVHYHMGQLTEAQSYLDKLEMICKPLSDGPCYTAMIPEVYGEKGWSLLRSTAQYYEEAKECFEKALEEDPDNVQWNMGYATVLFRLEAISGTRENREQSQSVKHLRRVLELDPDESLAMVLLALKLQELKQKKEANELVEQALQKTPDYPKVLRNAAKFYRKENDVEKAITLLKKALEISPHSSVLHDQLGMCYRINLLKLIANPLSQDPQSPEFQQKAELVNNCKYHFGKAFEHRPKTAIKSQLDLADICVRNGEYSKADEIYSNLLKLDDTRPENIQIINLEAGLFYLFRRKSEVEGITLLKKALQIEIHTKIWKRAYEHLERWAGKKLYSNPHDSMALGAKGLLHQQVHNKSKAIECYEEALQFDPGNEEYLSALCELHLSLKDRNDV; encoded by the coding sequence CAACACATCGAGAGATCAGTTGAAAGAGAAGCTCGATCAGCTGCAGTGTCACTTCACGTGGAGCCCTCAGAAGGAAGCCATTGACCTGGAAGATATGATGTACAGATTGCAAGATTCTATAAGTCTAAATTTGAAGTATAAAGCTCATTCCTGCAACCAACTCGCTTTTGTAAACTGCCTGCAGGGCAACTATGAAGAAGCAATTCAAAACTTAGAGGAAGCTGAAAGGATTCTGAGGGAGAACCACAAAGATGAATTTGAAAGAAGAAGCATCATCACCTATGGAAACTTTGCCTGGGTGCATTACCACATGGGACAATTGACCGAGGCCCAGTCCTACCTGGACAAGCTGGAGATGATCTGTAAACCGCTCAGTGATGGCCCTTGCTATACAGCAATGATCCCTGAGGTGTACGGGGAGAAGGGATGGTCATTGTTAAGATCTACAGCTCAATATTATGAGGAAGCAAAGGAATGCTTTGAAAAGGCTCTGGAAGAAGATCCTGATAATGTGCAATGGAACATGGGATATGCCACTGTACTGTTTCGCTTGGAAGCCATTTCTGGAACCAGAGAGAATCGTGAACAGAGTCAGTCAGTGAAGCATCTGCGTCGTGTACTAGAGCTTGATCCCGATGAATCGCTGGCCATGGTTCTGTTGGCTCTAAAGCTTCAGGAGCTCAAGCAAAAGAAAGAAGCAAATGAATTAGTTGAACAAGCATTGCAGAAAACCCCTGATTATCCAAAAGTGCTTCGTAATGCTGCAAAATTTTACCGAAAAGAAAACGATGTGGAAAAAGCAATCACGTTGTTGAAGAAAGCATTAGAAATTTCCCCACATTCTAGCGTCCTGCATGACCAATTGGGCATGTGCTACAGAATCAATCTACTTAAATTGATTGCCAATCCTCTGAGTCAGGATCCTCAGAGCCCTGAATTCCAACAAAAAGCTGAATTGGTCAATAATTGCAAATATCATTTTGGAAAGGCATTTGAGCACCGTCCAAAGACAGCTATTAAATCACAACTGGATCTTGCAGACATCTGTGTTAGAAATGGAGAGTATTCCAAAGCAGACGAGATCTATAGTAATCTGCTGAAATTAGATGACACTCGCCCAGAAAATATACAGATAATAAATTTAGAGGCTGGTTTATTTTATCTGTTCCGGAGGAAGTCTGAAGTTGAAGGCATCACATTGCTAAAGAAAGCATTGCAGATTGAAATTCACACAAAGATATGGAAAAGagcttatgagcatttggagagatgggcaggtaagaaacTTTATAGCAATCCACATGACAGCATGGCACTTGGTGCCAAAGGGCTACTGCATCAACAGGTTCACAACAAGTCCAAAGCTATTGAATGTTATGAAGAAGCCTTGCAGTTTGATCCTGGCAATGAAGAATATCTCAGTGCTCTCTGTGAACTACACCTTTCCTTAAAGGACCGAAATGATGTTTGA
- the LOC134358944 gene encoding interferon-induced protein with tetratricopeptide repeats 5-like — translation MSNTPRDLLKEKLDQLQCHFTWSPQKETIDLEDMMYRLQDSISLNLKYKDQSCNQLAFVNCLQGNYEEAIQNLKEAEKIWRENHKDKFERSIIVTYGNFAWVHYHMGQLTEAQSYLNKLEMICKPLSDGPCYTALIPEVYGERGWSLLRSTAQYYEEAKECFEKALEEDPDNVQWVMGYATVLFRLEAISGTRENREQSQSVKHLRRVLELDPDESLAMVLLALKLQELKQKKEANELVEQALQKTSDYPKVLRNAAKFYRKEKNLEKAITLLKKALEISPHSSVLHDQLGMCYRSKLLELIDNPLSKDPQNPEFQQRAELFNQCKHHFGKAFEHRPKSAIKSQLDFADICLRNGEYSKAEEIYSDLLKLVDIRPESMQKICLQAGLFQFYQRRSEFNAIRLFQKALRVKNDSKVWKQCYEHLEKLANRKLYRNPHDSMALGAKGLLHQLVHNKSKAIECYEKALEFDPGNEEYLSALCELRLSLKDRNDN, via the exons ATGAG CAATACACCAAGAGATCTGTTGAAAGAGAAGCTCGATCAGCTTCAGTGTCACTTCACGTGGAGCCCCCAGAAGGAAACCATTGACCTGGAAGATATGATGTACAGGTTGCAAGATTCTATAAGTCTAAATTTGAAGTATAAAGATCAGTCCTGCAACCAACTCGCTTTTGTCAACTGCCTGCAGGGCAACTATGAAGAAGCAATTCAAAATCTGAAGGAAGCTGAAAAGATTTGGAGAGAGAACCACAAAGATAAATTTGAAAGAAGCATCATCGTCACCTATGGAAACTTTGCCTGGGTGCATTACCACATGGGACAACTGACCGAGGCCCAGTCCTACCTCAACAAGCTGGAGATGATCTGTAAACCACTCAGTGATGGCCCTTGCTATACAGCATTGATCCCTGAGGTGTACGGGGAGAGGGGATGGTCATTGTTAAGATCTACAGCTCAATATTATGAGGAAGCAAAGGAATGCTTTGAAAAGGCTCTGGAAGAAGATCCTGATAATGTGCAATGGGTCATGGGATATGCCACTGTACTGTTTCGCTTGGAAGCCATTTCTGGAACCAGAGAGAATCGTGAACAGAGTCAGTCAGTGAAGCATCTGCGTCGTGTACTAGAGCTTGATCCCGATGAATCGCTGGCCATGGTTCTGTTGGCTCTAAAACTTCAGGAGCTCAAGCAAAAGAAAGAAGCAAATGAATTAGTTGAACAAGCATTGCAGAAAACCTCTGATTATCCAAAAGTGCTTCGTAATGCTGCAAAATTTTACCGAAAAGAAAAAAATTTGGAAAAAGCAATCACGTTGTTGAAGAAAGCATTAGAAATTTCCCCACATTCTAGTGTCCTGCATGACCAATTAGGTATGTGTTACAGAAGCAAACTACTTGAATTGATTGACAATCCTCTGAGTAAGGATCCTCAGAACCCTGAATTCCAACAAAGAGCAGAGTTGTTCAATCAATGCAAGCATCACTTTGGAAAGGCATTTGAGCACCGTCCAAAGTCAGCTATTAAATCACAACTGGATTTTGCAGACATCTGTCTAAgaaatggagagtattctaaaGCAGAGGAGATCTATAGTGATCTGTTGAAATTAGTTGATATTCGTCCAGAAAGTATGCAGAAAATATGTTTACAGGCTGGCCTATTTCAATTTTACCAGAGGAGGTCTGAATTTAATGCCATCAGACTGTTCCAGAAAGCACTGAGAGTTAAGAATGATTCAAAGGTGTGGAAACAGtgttatgagcatttggagaaattgGCAAATAGGAAACTTTATAGGAATCCACATGACAGCATGGCACTTGGTGCAAAAGGGCTACTGCATCAGCTGGTTCACAACAAGTCCAAAGCTATTGAATGTTATGAAAAGGCCTTAGAGTTTGATCCTGGCAATGAAGAATATCTCAGTGCTCTCTGTGAACTACGCCTTTCCTTAAAGGACCGAAATGATAATTAA